CCGAAAAGCCAATCTGCTGAAGCTGTGCCTGGGAAGCGGTGTTCAGGTTCAGGCCCCAGAGGGAGCGCTCGATTTGGCGCGATCGCAGTCGTTGCGCCAAGTAGCCGATCTGGTTGGCATCGTCAATTTGCTCGATGGAGCGGAAGTTTCGCACTAGGTTTCGCAGAATGGTTTCGTTGCCTTGCAGGGTGGGCACGGAAATGGCCCGGCCGATCTGCCCTGGACTGCCGAGGATTTTGGCGCGATCGGGGTTGAATTGTAGCCCTGCAACGTTGAGATAGGCCCCTGGGGCAAAGCTGGCATCACCAAAGTCGGTCTGCGCCTGAATGACTGCGCCGCGCAGATTCACGGGCTGCCCAAACTGCACTTCGCGGAAGGTTGCTGCCTGCTCAAACACTGCATCCGAGAGGAATAGCGACTGGGCAAACTGGCTCTGGTTGAAAATTGCCGCTGCTTCCCAATGGGTTTGGGCAAAGTCGGCATTCCCCTGCCAGCGCACCCGGCTGAAGTTGGCGACTTGCTGGAACGTCGCCCGATTGAAATTTGCTGCGCCCTGAAACTCGCTGCTTTGGAAGGTGGCTGCGCTCAGGAAGCGCGATCGCCCGAAGGTGGCTCGCTCAAAAAAGATGACGCTGCGAAACCGGGCCTCCTGACGAAAGCGAGCATCGGCAAAGCTAGTGGGCTGCCCAAAGCGGGCATCGGACCAATCTGCTTCTTGGCTAAAATCGGCTCCGGCGATGTCTACTTTGCCCAAAAAAAATGTGTTGCTGAAATCTGCTACACCCTCGATGCGCGCCTGGGCCAGCAGCAGGGGGCCGCGCAGTAGGGTCAGCTTAAGTACGGGGGGTGGGTCCTGGGTGAGCAGGGATCTGGATAGCTGGCTGAGTTGGGTAATTCGACGGCGATCGCGCTTGAGTTGGTTTTGCTCGTCTTCCGTTAGCAAATCGGATAGCTCGTCGCCAAAGACCGGAGCCTGCAAGCCCAGTTGGGCGATGTCGAGCTTGCCCTGGATGAGGCTGTTGCTGAGGTCGAGGCCGAGGGGTGTGGGCGATCGCCGCAAGGTTGCCTGCACCAGCCGATAAAACTGGTCGCGGAAGGCGATATTTTCCGGCCGCAGGTCGATCGCTACATTCCGCAGATCAATTGCTGCGCCATCGTCCAGGGTCAAGGGCTGTTTGAGCCGCTGCTGCAATAGCTCCAGCGTCAGGGGCTGCTGATCTTGTAGCGGGGCTGCGGCCTGGGCGGGAGGCATCCATCCCAGCGCAATCGCCAGCACCAGCAACGCCACCGCCCCGACCCATCCCAGCCTCCGCAAGCCTGCCCACGGTTGCTTCAGTTGCCTGCCCAGCCGCGCCTCCACGTTTTGCCTGACCCCCATCTACCGGTCACAAGGTTCGCCACAGCGTTTGCCCTTGCATCATCCCACGCACCCGCCACCAGATTTGCCATAGCCCGTTAGTCTAGCCGTGCCGCTGGATTCGGCGGTGTTCCCCGTTTTTCGCCTTTCGCCAAAATCACCAGGGCTTTTTCAATATCCTGCACTTTAATCGCCCGCACGGCCCTCAGCAAAGCGCGAATCAGTGCCACTTCATCGTCAGACGAGACCACCATTTGCTGAAGCTCCGTTGTTAGTATTTACCAAGTCTCTGCATTATTGTACAAAAGCAAATAAGCAGTTAAACGGATAAGCAATTCTGCCACAGCGCATATTGCCCTATGACAGAATTGCAATAATGTTTATCTGTCTTCGCAATGGTTAAGGTTAAAACTGTTCAGTTTAGAGCGCAGGTTCCACAGGATATTGATTTCCTGATTCGGGCGATCGCCCCCTTCAAAAACGCAGGGAAAGACTGGACGCTCAGTGATATTGCAGTGGAAGCTCTGACAGAGTGGCTGCAAAAACCAGAAAATCGTGAGTTGGTGGAGGCTCACAACATTCTGGAAGGATTAGAGCGTAGAGGCTTGACTAGCAATATTTTTTGAACCCTCTATGCTTGAGTGGCGATGCTTTGATCCCCCCTAACCCCCCTTAAACAAGGGGGGAATCGAACCCGGAGTGACCCGAAGCAGGGAGAACTGGATCGAAAGTCCCCCTTGTTAAGGGGGATTAGGGGGATCTTTCAGAACCCGGAGTGACCCGAAGCAGGGAGAACTGGATCGAAAGTCCCCCTTGTTAAGGGGGATTAGGGGGATCTTTCAGAGCCTCACGCAAACTATCGAGATGTGTATACACAGTAGCCCGCTCTGGGAGAGGGTTTAAAGCCTTCGGCACACCAGAAAAGGGTGAGGGAGATTGGCAAAGTTGCACATTGCGTTGCACATTGCATGTGACCTTGCATTCCGAACCTCCCTTATTTCCCTGCCCGCCTAGAATAGATGCATTCGAGAGATACATTCGAGGACGTTTGAGGTTTCGCTATGCTGCCGATTGACCTACAGCATTTGCCCTCCAGCGAAGAGCTACCTTGCTCGGATGATACGCCCGTGGACAATGAAGACCAGAATCTTTTGCCCAATATCCTGCTGTTTTTGCTCAACTCGATTTGGGCGAACCGCAACGATTGGTACTTTGGCGTGGACATGGGCATTTATCACACGACGGGCAAGAGTCCGAAGGTGCCTGTGATTCCGGATGGTTTTTTGAGCTTGGGGGTTGAACGTCGCAAGCCGAGCCGCAAGGGACGAGGACGGCTCAGCTATGTGCTGTGGGAAGAGAACAATATTCCGCCGATTTTGACGCTGGAGCTGGTTTCCCACAGCTATGGCGGGGAGTATGACGAAAAGATGGACATCTACGCCCGCCTGGGAGTGCTGTACTATGTCATCTACAATCCAGAGTTTTGGCAGCGGGACGGGCATCAGCCCTTTGAGGTGTACAAATTAACCAATGGGCAGTACGAGTTGCAGATTGGGGAGCCGTACTGGATGCCGGAAGTTGGGCTGGGAATTGGGCGACATCAAGCGCTGTTTGGCAATCTGCCGCAGGAGCAGTTGGCGTGGTTTGATGCGAAGGGCGATCGCTACCTGAGTGAAGCTGAAGCCGAACGGCGGCGGCGAGAACAACTGGAGGCGTTTTTGCGATCGCACGGCTTTGATCCAGACCAGTTGCCGCCTAGCTAAGTGCCTGAACAATAGGGGCGACGGAGAAGGGGGTTTCTTCAGCAAAACCCGGTTCAAGGCCTAAGCGCTACGCCCCAGCTCCTAGCTTGGTTAGCAGCGCTTGGGTAGCTTGGGTCGGCTGCTGCGCTTGCATGATGGCTCGCACGACGGCAACCTGGGTTGCGCCAGCAGCGATTACGTCGCCCAGATTTTCGGCATCGATGCCGCCGATGGCAAACCAGGGTATGGGCGAATGGGCTGCGGCGTAGCGCACGTAGTCCAGCCCAGCAGCGGCTTTGCCCGCTTTGGTTGGCGTTTCGTATACGGGGCCCACGCCGATGTAGTCTGCGCCTTCGCTAAGGGCCCGCTGCATTTCGTCGGGGTTGGTGGTGGAGCGGCCGATGATGCGGCTGGGACCCAGGATTTGCCGGGCCAGGGCGATGGGAATGTCCTGCTGACCCAGATGCACGCCGTCGGCATCGACGGCCAGGGCAATGTCTACTCGGTCGTTGACCAAAAACAGGGCATCGTAGCGACGGCAGAGGTGACACAGCTTTTCGGCAAGCTGGAGCCGGGTGGGGTCTTCGGCGGTTTTGTCGCGATATTGCACTAGGCTCAGCCCGCCCTGGAGCGCGGCTTCCACAATGGGCAGCAGATGTTCGTGGGGCGAGGTGACGAGGTAGAGGGGCGATCGCCGCAGTTTGTGCATCCGTCCGTCGTGCGATCGCCCCATTAGCTGGCTGTCCAGCGCATAGACGCGATAGCGGAGTTGCTTGCAGGCGGCGGCCATCTCTGGTCGATCGAGCTTGCCGTATTCTTCTAGCACTCGCAGCGCCTCTTGCACCCGGCAGAGGTTGGCTTGTAGCAGCGCACCCAGGCTGGGACGCTCCATTTCGGCAGTGTGGGTCAGGTCGGTGCCGGGGTCGCCGGGGGTGTCGCGGGCGGCTCGCAGGTCGGCGGTGTGCCACTGGGCGAGGTGCTGGCGCAGGTCTTTGCATTCTGCGGTCAGGCTGGCATCGTTCAGCCCAAAGCGGCACCATTCTTCTACGATTCGCAGTCCCTCGCGGGCCCGATCCAGGTTGGCATCCAAAATGCGGTGAATCGCGGTGAGGGGGCGGTCGACTGGGTGGTTCATACGATAAGGAATGGGGGTGGAAATGATGGGCTTTAGAGGGGGGTAGGCGGAATCGGGGAGCAAGTTGCAGCAAAACAGAGCCGAGAGCCATGCCAAGAGCGATCGTAGCGAATTTGGGTAGCGGGGGCAAAGGCGGGAGGGGAAGTGTGAATGTTGCTGGGGAGAAATTGGGGCAGAGGGCGCTAGAAGGAGCGGGGGAAATGATGGGGGCGATCGCCAGAAGTTGTCTTTATTCGACCGGCTTCAGAACTTTTTTACATAGAAAAGTGAGCAGTTTTTGAGAGATTCGCTAGTATGAATGGCTGAATTTCTAAACACCATAACCCCGTCAGAATTTCCAGCTTTTTTGGGAGGGCAACGATGACTCTAAAGGGATGGGTACGGCCGCCAGTTGGGATGCGAGTGCAATCTATTCGGTCGATTCGGCAATCTCCAGCGACTCTGCACATCCAGCAGTGGAGCCAGTTGGCTGTTCTAATGTTGGGGCTGTTGGGGACGTTGGGAGCGCTGGAGGGTGTGCCTCGCCGATCTGCCCAGGCCAATGAACCTGTGGTGCAAGCGGCCGTTTCCCAACTGATCTTTGTGCATCCGGTGCTGGGCAGCGATGCCACGGGAGACGGATCGCCGCGATCGCCCTTCCGCACGATTACCCACGCGGCCCGACTTGCGCCGCCCAATACGGTCATTCTGCTTGCAGCGGGAACCTATGCAGCGGCCAACGGGGAACGGTTTCCGATTTTGCTGCCGCCGGGGGTGGCGGTGCAGGCAGACCCGACCACGGGCGGCGAGGGGGTGGTGATTCAGGGGCAAATCGCGCAGGGCGGTGCGACCCCGATGGCTGTGACTGCTGCCCCTGCTGCCCCTGCTGCCCCTAATGTTATGCCGCGCCCAGCTACGCCGCGCCCAGCCGCCCAGTCTGCTATGCCAATTGCGCCGCAGGCGAGCATCAGTGCTGAGGTTGTGGAAGAACCCGCCGTGCCGTTTCCCTTTGCAGCAGCGGGCGCAGGGTTTTTGCCAACCACGCCGACGGGCGATTTTCCGGTATCCAGTGGGCTGAACCCGCAGCGAGGAGCCGCCCCGCGCACGTTTGGGCGGGCGGCTGGAGGGCGATCGCCCTCGTCTGCCAGTGCATCCGCAGCGCCGATGCCAACGCATGGGTCTATGCCAATGCAGGGTTCGATGCCAACGCAGATTGCGCCCCAGTCTCTCCAGGGCATTCCCATTTCCGTTGCGCCGCCTGCGGTGATCTACCCGCAACAATCTCACGCTGGAGATGGCAACAGCCCATTGTCTAGTCAGTTTATTGGCCAGCCCATGCCTAGCCAGCCCCTTTCGTCCGGGGGCTTTGCTGCGCCGACTCCTGGGCGGCGGCCGGTTGAGCAGCGTGCCTTTCGTCCTTTGCCCCAGCGCACCTCCCAGGGTGGTGCAGTGGCGCTCTCGCCGTCTCGTCAGGAACCCGTTGCGAATTTTCAGGGCGTGATTGAGATTCCTGTACCGCCGCCAGAAAGCTCTGGACGTGTGGCTCCGCGCCAGTCTGGGGGAACAGTGCAGCGATATGAGCGGCCGCCTGCGGTGGGGCGATCGCCCGTCGCTGTTCCGCCTGCCCCTCCATACACGCAATACACGCTGCTGCCCGTGCCCGACCCCAATGCGCCGATTGGCAATGTCGGCGGTGTGCCCAGTGTGCCTGTGTCTGGCGCTCGTCCCCGCCCCACTACGCCCGTTGCCAGCCGCGCCAGTGAGCTAGGGCTGCGCTATCGGGTGGTGGTTCCCGCTGCCAGTGCGGCTGTGCAGGATCGCGTGCTGAGCGTGTTTCCTGGCGCGTTTCTCACCTACGATCGCCGTCAGTCGGTGGTTATGCAGGTGGGCGCGTTCAATAGCGAAGCCAATGCTCAGGAAGTGATTGATATTCTGCGTCAGAACGGGGTTCGCGCCCAAATTGAGCGAGTGGACTAGGCGGGGTTTTGGATTTTGGATTTTGGATTGCCGATTAAGCTTTTGGGCAGCTTTCAGCGATTTTATTCGCAGCGCTACGGAGGATGGATTGGGCGTTTGTCTGGTTTCTGCGTCTAGATTAAACCTCATTGAACCTTGCCTACAATCCCAAATGTTTTTGCACCTGCCGCAGGGTGCGCTGCATGTCGGGGAGGCGTTTCCAGGCGGCGGCGATGCGGCGAAATTCGGTGGCGGGCATGGCGGGTGCGCCCATGATGATGCTGTTGGGCGGAATATCGGCGTGGAGCATGGATTTCCCGGCAATTTGGCTGAAGTTGCCGATGTGTATTTGGTTATTGATGCCGACCTGTCCGCCAACGATGACGCGATCGCCCAGGCTGCTGCCGCCGGCCATGCCTGTTTGAGCGGCGATCGCGCAGGCTTCGCCAATGGTGCAGCCGTGACCGATCTGGACGAGATTGTCGATCTTGGTGTTGCGGCGGATGCGGGTTTCGCCGACGGCGGGGCGATCGACGGCACTGTTGCAACCGATTTCTACGCCGTCTTCGAGGACGGTGCGGCCGGATTGCTCCATCTTGAGCCAGCCGTCGCGGGTGGGGACGAAACCGAAGCCTTCGGAACCGATGACTGCGCCGCTGTGGATGACGCAATCTGCGCCGATTTGGGTGCGCTCGTGGAGGGTGCAGTTGGCATGGAGGATGGTGCGATCGCCCACGGAAACGCCGGGATACAGCACGACGTTGGGATGGATGCAAACGTGGTCGCCAAGGACGCAGCCTGTCTGGATCACCACATTTGCGCCGATGGAGATATGCTTGCCGAGGGTGGTGGTGGGGTCGATGATGGCGCTGGGGTGAATGCCGGGGGCGGGCTGAAAGGGTTGGTAAAACAGGGCGATCGCCTGGGCAAAGAGGAGGCGCGGGTTGGGGGTGGCGACCCAGGCGATGGAGCGATCGCTGGCGGCCTGTTGCAGGGCGGCATCCTGGGGCAAGATCAGGGCGCTGGCGGCGGTGGTAGCGACCTGCTTGGCAAATTTACCGCCTTCGATGTAGCTGAGGGTGCCGCTGGGGGCCGATTCGATGGGAGCGATCGCGCTGATCTCTGGGTCAAGGTCGGGCTGCTGGGGGAGGCTGCTATCCAGGGTGTGACCTGGCTTGCCAAGCTGGTAGACAATTTCGCTAAAGCGCATTTTGACAGTCTCTTCGACAGACTCTTAGGGGTGGATCTATGAAGGGTGGGCATCGTTGGGCTGCACCGGGCTGACTTTGGCTCGAAACAGCAAGCGATCGCCCCAATAGTATCCAGCAAAGCGCACCCGAATGCGATCGCCCGGTTGCACTGCTGTCCTGGAAGCCTCCATCAGCTCGTGCTTTTGGGGGTCATAGCCTGCTTCGCTGCCAATCGGCGCAATGGTGGTCACGTCCCAATCGGTGAGCAGTCGCTCAAGCGGGCGCAAGTGGGGCACGAGTTGCCGAGCTGGAAAGTCGGGGTTTTGCTCAATCACATTCAGGAAGACGGGCAGTTTTTCGAGCAACGGCTCTAGCTGCAACAGCGCGGCCCGCTGGCAGGACTGGACGGCTTCGGCGGTCTGCCGTTCGACTTGGCGCTGCAACCGCTCATACTCTTTTTGCAGAGTCGTATTTTGCAGGGTCGTATTTTGCAGGGTCGTATTTTGCAGAGTCGTATTTTGCAGGGTCGTAGGCGATTCGGATCGAGCAGCTTTTGAAGTGGACTGTAGGTCTAGACGTGCGACGGGCGGAGAACCCGAAAAGGTGGCAATCAGGTTGCTAATCGAGGTGTCTAAGGCGTGGCTGAGTCGGGCGATCGCTCCCACGCGCAGCTTTAGCACGCTGCCGCGCCGCATTTGGTCGATTTGCCAGGTGGACACGCCTGCTTGCTGAGCTAGGGCGGCAAAGCTGGGGATGCCAGCCTGCTGCATGAGCGATCGCAACTGCGGCGTATAGGGAAACGAATCTTTAGACGAAGCCATGCGGTGAGCCAAACACGCGGTGAGCCAGACGCTATGCCAAGTGCATCTTAAGAATCGACGGAGAGGCCCGCCGCACCTTGCATAAAATCGTCTCATGTCCCAGGCGCGAACAGGCCTCAAAACGGTGGCAGCCTGAAAATCCGTAATATTGCCCGTCTACTTCTAGTACGTCAATCGGCTCCTGGAGTCCAATTTCTTGGATGGATTCCATCAGCGCCCGGACTTTTTCTTGGTCATTTTGGCGAAAGAGCGGTCGCTGGATTAAGCGAATGGGGATTGCTTCGATTCTCATGGCAGTGAAAAGGGTGGTGGAACGTCGTGTGCAGTGCAGTTTGTGCAATGTAGTTTGTGCAAGGCAGGTCTGGTGAGGCTGCATCTGCACCAGCAGCCTTGGCTGCCTGACACAAGTGCCTCAAATGGGGGAAGTACGTAACGTAGTTTCAAGGATTTTAGGAGATGTGTCAGGCAGTCAGCCAGCAGCCTGCTTCTCTTAAGCATACTCATAACGAGTATGACTTGCAAACAATCGCCCTGGAAACTCGCTAGACGGGGCTTTGCGGCTTGCTTAGGTGTTTTTCGGACTTTTTTAGAGCTAATTTGTAAAGGAGCCTGAAAGCCTTGTTAATCAAGGATTTCCGAGAAACCTCTTTTCCTGGGCAAACATGACCTCAAAGCCACACATGCCAAGAGTTTCAGGCTTCTTAAGATTTGCTTCATAAATTAGCTCTTAATACTTCTTCACGGATTCTTCATGATTTTTCTGCGTAAGTAGCGCCGCAGGAACCGCGTTTCTGATGAAAATATTGTAAATTATGCTAGCAATATAAAAACTTGAGAGGGAGCATCCCACTTTCGCGAAAACAGTGCGAAGGGTGAGAATGGGAGGGTAGCCCCAGGGATGACTCACCATGACACCTGAAGACCAAAAGCGATTGGAAACTTGTACAGCAGAGATCGCCGAGATTTTGTATCGCAATAGCAACCGAGAGGGGCTCGATAGTCTAGAAGGCATCGAGCAGACTGTACGACGGCAAATGCTAGAGGAGGTGAGCCCTCGAGTTGCCCTTTTTTTGTCAACCAGAAAGCCTACCCCGCCCGAGGCCGGGTTCGCCGATTGAAGAGTTTAGTAGGGGTCCTTGAGATTCGTCAAAGTCAGGCAGAACGGTTAGGCGTAAAGGCTTACAGCCGTCTCAGTGGTGGCCTAGAGAAAGCCAACCTACGCTTAAGTGCCAACGAATCGTTTCAAGATGCAGAGGATGACATCGTAGCCCTGACCGGGATGCGGGTCGGGCACTCGACCCAACAACGTCTGGTGGGGCGTCAGTCGTTCGAGTCTGCCGAGGCTAAACAAGGCGTCAGTGAGGTCAGCATTGATGGCGGCAAAGTCCGTCTGCGTGACCTGCTAGAGTCCGATAGCCCGTGGCGAGACTACAAAGCGGTGCGGGTGGAGGGGATTTATTACAACGCCTTCTTCCAAGACAATGACAGCTTGATTGATTATCTCAGCGCTCAACGCTTGCTCTCCCCACTGGTCTGTCTGGGCGATGGTCACGCTGGGGTGTGGAATCTGTTTGCTCAACTCACCACCGTTGAGACCCGTTGGGAAATCCTCGATTGGTACCATCTCAAAGAAAACCTCTACAAAGTCGGTGGGTCGCTCAAGCGCTTAGCAGCGGCGGAAATGCTGTTATGGCAAGGTCAAGTGGAAGCCGCCAGGGCCCTCTTTGCCGACTGTCGGCGCAAGCAAGCCCGCAATTTTGAAGCCTATCTGAGCACCCATCGCTCTCGCATCGTGAATTATGGGTTCTACCAGGCTGAGCAACTCTGTTCTATTGGATCAGGAGCCGTAGAATCGGCTGTCAAACAGATTGGGCGACGCCTCCAAATTTCGGGTGCTCGCTGGAATACGGCCTCCGTTAATGCCATGTTGAGTCTGCGCTGTGCCTACCTCAATGGACAGCTCGCCAGTTGACTGTTTCATCGAAAGTGGGATGCTCCTAACTTGAGAACAAGGCTCTCGAATGTAACCTAATATTTCTCTGTTGGCTTTATTTAGTTAATGTTTTTCGCTTTATTAATAGCTGATAGGCCTTCGTATTGTGGCTGTAGATTGTGGCTGTAGATTGTGGCTGTAGATAGTAAGGCAACGTTTTACAGCGATGTCGTATTGGTATTCTTCGGGCTAACAATATCTTGATTTCTATCTTCTAAAACTCTTAGCTGTTGCTGTATATGGGGCTGAATCTCTACGTCTTGTCTGAAAATTCTCCTGATAATCAACATGTAGGTTGGTCAGTCAGTCAGAATCTAGAAGAAGTTCTATCCAGTGTTTTTAAGCCTGTCTTTCTCTACCCCACTCATAACCAGTCAATTCGGCTGGGTTCGCTGAAAGTTTCCGATCGCTATGTGTCTTTTACTCGACGATATCGGCATCGCCTGTTTCGCTCCTGGTATGAGTTAGAGCAGTTGCCCAGTTTGGATTCTGGGATAAATGTATTGCTTATTGTAGGGCTTGGGTCGCAGTTCCTACTGTCGATGCATACGCTCGGCCCTCTGCTGAAACGGTTTGATGTCAGAATTGGTTACCTGTTGGATGGGTTTAGCGCAAATCACCTCAATCCTGCCGCCATTTCTTGCCTGGACTATCTGTTTACAATCAGTCAGGATATGGCTGATTCTGTGAGAGAGACGCACGGCATTAATGCGATGTACTTGCCGCTTGCGACAAATACGTTGAGGGTGGAACTCAATCGGCAGCATCGCTGGATTGATATCTTGAGCTATGGTCGGCGAAATGAAGCGATCCATCGACAGCTTCATGCGCGATTTGGAGGAGCAGAGAGCGATCGCTTTTATTTGTATTCCACCTTTTCCAAGCCTGATCTGCTTGACCGAGGCGAGCATGTGATGCTCCATTCGAGGTTGCTCAATCATGCAAAAATCAGCCTTTGCTTTGAGGAGCATCCCACTTTCGATGAAACAGTCAACTGGCGAGCTGTCCATTGAGGTAGGCACAGCGCAGACTCAACATGGCATTAACGGAGGCCGTATTCCAGCGAGCACCCGAAATTTGGAGGCGTCGCCCAATCTGTTTGACAGCCGATTCTACGGCTCCTGATCCAATAGAACAGAGTTGCTCAGCCTGGTAGAACCCATAATTCACGATGCGAGAGCGATGGGTGCTCAGATAGGCTTCAAAATTGCGGGCTTGCTTGCGCCGACAGTCGGCAAAGAGGGCCCTGGCGGCTTCCACTTGACCTTGCCATAACAGCATTTCCGCCGCTGCTAAGCGCTTGAGCGACCCACCGACTTTGTAGAGGTTTTCTTTGAGATGGTACCAATCGAGGATTTCCCAACGGGTCTCAACGGTGGTGAGTTGAGCAAACAGATTCCACACCCCAGCGTGACCATCGCCCAGACAGACCAGTGGGGAGAGCAAGCGTTGAGCGCTGAGATAATCAATCAAGCTGTCATTGTCTTGGAAGAAGGCGTTGTAATAAATCCCCTCCACCCGCACCGCTTTGTAGTCTCGCCACGGGCTATCGGACTCTAGCAGGTCACGCAGACGGACTTTGCCGCCATCAATGCTGACCTCACTGACGCCTTGTTTAGCCTCGGCAGACTCGAACGACTGACGCCCCACCAGACGTTGTTGGGTCGAGTGCCCGACCCGCATCCCGGTCAGGGCTACGATGTCATCCTCTGCATCTTGAAACGATTCGTTGGCACTTAAGCGTAGGTTGGCTTTCTCTAGGCCACCACTGAGACGGCTGTAAGCCTTTACGCCTAACC
The Thermoleptolyngbya sichuanensis A183 DNA segment above includes these coding regions:
- a CDS encoding pentapeptide repeat-containing protein — its product is MGVRQNVEARLGRQLKQPWAGLRRLGWVGAVALLVLAIALGWMPPAQAAAPLQDQQPLTLELLQQRLKQPLTLDDGAAIDLRNVAIDLRPENIAFRDQFYRLVQATLRRSPTPLGLDLSNSLIQGKLDIAQLGLQAPVFGDELSDLLTEDEQNQLKRDRRRITQLSQLSRSLLTQDPPPVLKLTLLRGPLLLAQARIEGVADFSNTFFLGKVDIAGADFSQEADWSDARFGQPTSFADARFRQEARFRSVIFFERATFGRSRFLSAATFQSSEFQGAANFNRATFQQVANFSRVRWQGNADFAQTHWEAAAIFNQSQFAQSLFLSDAVFEQAATFREVQFGQPVNLRGAVIQAQTDFGDASFAPGAYLNVAGLQFNPDRAKILGSPGQIGRAISVPTLQGNETILRNLVRNFRSIEQIDDANQIGYLAQRLRSRQIERSLWGLNLNTASQAQLQQIGFSAKQAEAIALSRTQHPFRSLGDLLKLDSIDLATYVKVRDRVVASEPRSIFGWLGTALNWVGLALLLTLTRYGTSSGLTFGVGLIAVAYFALVFWLVDRVRRLHPQPILPTPTEAVWMLSSTGLLATVGLSIVFRLAESPWLTLACLGTVIIPVPAILLFLLYRGGRFHPKMDVSYFVEEGTLRQLRILIGRLPTIPRYPMFRERYAPLLWDRRWNWLNYLDLSANNLLRFGFNDIRLRDEHLPGLITTLVWYQWAFGLNLHRPVAVDTLAHHSGAKLAYLLQVNYFK
- a CDS encoding Uma2 family endonuclease, producing the protein MLPIDLQHLPSSEELPCSDDTPVDNEDQNLLPNILLFLLNSIWANRNDWYFGVDMGIYHTTGKSPKVPVIPDGFLSLGVERRKPSRKGRGRLSYVLWEENNIPPILTLELVSHSYGGEYDEKMDIYARLGVLYYVIYNPEFWQRDGHQPFEVYKLTNGQYELQIGEPYWMPEVGLGIGRHQALFGNLPQEQLAWFDAKGDRYLSEAEAERRRREQLEAFLRSHGFDPDQLPPS
- a CDS encoding thiamine phosphate synthase, with protein sequence MNHPVDRPLTAIHRILDANLDRAREGLRIVEEWCRFGLNDASLTAECKDLRQHLAQWHTADLRAARDTPGDPGTDLTHTAEMERPSLGALLQANLCRVQEALRVLEEYGKLDRPEMAAACKQLRYRVYALDSQLMGRSHDGRMHKLRRSPLYLVTSPHEHLLPIVEAALQGGLSLVQYRDKTAEDPTRLQLAEKLCHLCRRYDALFLVNDRVDIALAVDADGVHLGQQDIPIALARQILGPSRIIGRSTTNPDEMQRALSEGADYIGVGPVYETPTKAGKAAAGLDYVRYAAAHSPIPWFAIGGIDAENLGDVIAAGATQVAVVRAIMQAQQPTQATQALLTKLGAGA
- a CDS encoding DUF1565 domain-containing protein, which translates into the protein MTLKGWVRPPVGMRVQSIRSIRQSPATLHIQQWSQLAVLMLGLLGTLGALEGVPRRSAQANEPVVQAAVSQLIFVHPVLGSDATGDGSPRSPFRTITHAARLAPPNTVILLAAGTYAAANGERFPILLPPGVAVQADPTTGGEGVVIQGQIAQGGATPMAVTAAPAAPAAPNVMPRPATPRPAAQSAMPIAPQASISAEVVEEPAVPFPFAAAGAGFLPTTPTGDFPVSSGLNPQRGAAPRTFGRAAGGRSPSSASASAAPMPTHGSMPMQGSMPTQIAPQSLQGIPISVAPPAVIYPQQSHAGDGNSPLSSQFIGQPMPSQPLSSGGFAAPTPGRRPVEQRAFRPLPQRTSQGGAVALSPSRQEPVANFQGVIEIPVPPPESSGRVAPRQSGGTVQRYERPPAVGRSPVAVPPAPPYTQYTLLPVPDPNAPIGNVGGVPSVPVSGARPRPTTPVASRASELGLRYRVVVPAASAAVQDRVLSVFPGAFLTYDRRQSVVMQVGAFNSEANAQEVIDILRQNGVRAQIERVD
- the lpxD gene encoding UDP-3-O-(3-hydroxymyristoyl)glucosamine N-acyltransferase; amino-acid sequence: MRFSEIVYQLGKPGHTLDSSLPQQPDLDPEISAIAPIESAPSGTLSYIEGGKFAKQVATTAASALILPQDAALQQAASDRSIAWVATPNPRLLFAQAIALFYQPFQPAPGIHPSAIIDPTTTLGKHISIGANVVIQTGCVLGDHVCIHPNVVLYPGVSVGDRTILHANCTLHERTQIGADCVIHSGAVIGSEGFGFVPTRDGWLKMEQSGRTVLEDGVEIGCNSAVDRPAVGETRIRRNTKIDNLVQIGHGCTIGEACAIAAQTGMAGGSSLGDRVIVGGQVGINNQIHIGNFSQIAGKSMLHADIPPNSIIMGAPAMPATEFRRIAAAWKRLPDMQRTLRQVQKHLGL
- the grpE gene encoding nucleotide exchange factor GrpE; the protein is MASSKDSFPYTPQLRSLMQQAGIPSFAALAQQAGVSTWQIDQMRRGSVLKLRVGAIARLSHALDTSISNLIATFSGSPPVARLDLQSTSKAARSESPTTLQNTTLQNTTLQNTTLQNTTLQKEYERLQRQVERQTAEAVQSCQRAALLQLEPLLEKLPVFLNVIEQNPDFPARQLVPHLRPLERLLTDWDVTTIAPIGSEAGYDPQKHELMEASRTAVQPGDRIRVRFAGYYWGDRLLFRAKVSPVQPNDAHPS
- a CDS encoding sulfiredoxin produces the protein MRIEAIPIRLIQRPLFRQNDQEKVRALMESIQEIGLQEPIDVLEVDGQYYGFSGCHRFEACSRLGHETILCKVRRASPSILKMHLA
- a CDS encoding ISKra4 family transposase (programmed frameshift), coding for MTPEDQKRLETCTAEIAEILYRNSNREGLDSLEGIEQTVRRQMLEEVSPRVAPFFVNQKAYPARGRVRRLKSLVGVLEIRQSQAERLGVKAYSRLSGGLEKANLRLSANESFQDAEDDIVALTGMRVGHSTQQRLVGRQSFESAEAKQGVSEVSIDGGKVRLRDLLESDSPWRDYKAVRVEGIYYNAFFQDNDSLIDYLSAQRLLSPLVCLGDGHAGVWNLFAQLTTVETRWEILDWYHLKENLYKVGGSLKRLAAAEMLLWQGQVEAARALFADCRRKQARNFEAYLSTHRSRIVNYGFYQAEQLCSIGSGAVESAVKQIGRRLQISGARWNTASVNAMLSLRCAYLNGQLAS
- a CDS encoding ISKra4 family transposase (programmed frameshift), coding for MTPEDQKRLETCTAEIAEILYRNSNREGLDSLEGIEQTVRRQMLEEVSPRVAPFFVNQKAYPARGRVRRLKSLVGVLEIRQSQAERLGVKAYSRLSGGLEKANLRLSANESFQDAEDDIVALTGMRVGHSTQQRLVGRQSFESAEAKQGVSEVSIDGGKVRLRDLLESDSPWRDYKAVRVEGIYYNAFFQDNDSLIDYLSAQRLLSPLVCLGDGHAGVWNLFAQLTTVETRWEILDWYHLKENLYKVGGSLKRLAAAEMLLWQGQVEAARALFADCRRKQARNFEAYLSTHRSRIVNYGFYQAEQLCSIGSGAVESAVKQIGRRLQISGARWNTASVNAMLSLRCAYLNGQLAS